DNA sequence from the Myxococcaceae bacterium JPH2 genome:
TGGAGCTGCTCCGCACGGGCCTCGAAGTAGACGATCTTTTCGAGTGCGCTCCTCAGCAGCGCGTCCGGACGCTCGTCACTCACGACCTGTGCTGGCCTCCCCGAGAAGCGCCTCACGCGCCCCCGGTTCGCGTTGCCGGATGGGGCTCCGGACACCCGGCACACACCGGGGTTGGGCACCTTACTTCAGGGGGACGTGCGACGTAAACCCCGGAAACACCAGGGGTTTTCCGTTCAGGTCCTCCGGAAAGATTGACAACGCGTCCCAGGCCGATTTTTCGGCCCCGCGCCGACTCGGTGGATCTCACGCCCCCCCTGCACATCCCGCGCGCGCCACCCCACGCGAGCCCGTCCACTCGGCACCCGCCGCCACGAGGCACGCCCGCTCGCGCGCCCCACGCGATGCCCCGCCGCACGTCCTCCGCGGGCCTCACCACGACTCAAGGAAGCCAAGAAACCCAGGTGCGACAGAAAGGGCCCGCGCACTGCGTTTTCACCGCGTTACGCACGCCTGCCCGCACGCGCCGAGATGTCAGACCCCGCTCGTAATGTCTGTGTCACGAGGTAGCGCATCACCTCCACTTCGCCCCGGAACCTCTCCGCTCTTTTCGCGGGGGGCGAAGGCCCTCTTTTCCCAGGTTTCCCAAGCCATGGAACAACGACTGGCAACCATCATTGGAAACGCTGTTCGCGCGGCCCGTCAGCGATTGGAGCTGACCCAGGCGGACGTCGCTGAGCGCGTCGGTATCGCGACCGAGGTGTATGGACGCCTCGAGCGCGGCCACATGCTGCCCAGCGTCCGCACGCTGCGGAAGCTGTGCCTCGTCCTCAACGCCTCTTCGGATGTGCTGCTCGGTCTGAGCGCGACGACGACGGTGGAAGGCAGCGCGCCCCAGCTCGCGGAGGATCCGCCCGAGTACCGCGAGCGCCCCGAGGTGCGTCGGCTGATGCGCACCGTGCGCAAGCTCGATTCCCCCCGGCTGCGGCTCTTGGGTCAGGTGGCGCACGCACTGGAGCGATGAGCCCGCCCGCCGCCTTGCGACGCCCTCGCCGCGTGCACGTCGTTCGCGCCGCAACAGCGCGAACAAGACACGCGCGGCGAGGGCAGGTCGTGAGCGCGGGAGGACGGTCTCCGGGCGAAAAGGAGGAGTTGCGCGCTGGCGCAATCGCTTGGCGTCCGGAGTGAAGCGAGCACCGCGGTGAGTCCGTACCCTGAGACGCATGCCGCGCGTCCGCTCGACCCCGCCTCGGTTTGACGTTCCCCAGCTCACGGCGCATGCGCTGTGGTGGCTGTGGTTCCTGGCCTTCACCGGAGGCTGGGCGCGGATGTCCGGGTCCCTGCGCGCGGGCCTGTGGCTCGTGGGCGTGGCGGTGACGTTCTGGAACTACGCCGTGCTGCACAATCACATGCATGTGGCCATCGCCCGTCCACGCGCGGCGCGCTGGCTGGTGAGCCGGACGTTGGGGCTGACGTGTGGCTTTCCGTACCGCGGCTACGTCATCCATCACCTCAACCATCATCGCTTCAGCGATGGCCCGGGTGACTGGGGCCAGCGTCGGCGCGGCGAGGGCGCGTTCGGCTATTGCGTGCGCTCGGTGCTGGCGCCGTGGCTGTGGCCGTTCGCGTTGATGAAAGAGGTGTGGCGCTCGGCCACGCGGCACGGACAGCGCGCGGAGCTGCTGCTGGATTTCGCGGTGGTGGATGGAACGCTGCTGGGGCTCATCATCTGGAGGCCAACGCTGGGCCTGTCCTTCTGGGCGCTGTTGCTCACGGGACAGATGTGTATTCACTGGCTCAACCTCGCGGCCCACTTCGGGACGGACCCCACCTGCCGAGACGCCTTGGCGGTGACCTCCACGTCCCGGCTCTACAACCATGTGTTCTTCAATGCGGGGCACCATCAGGCGCACCACGTGAGACCTCATGTGCCGTGGTTCGCGCTGCCGTCATTCACTCGTGAACTGGCGTCGCGAGGGCAGGTTCGTCCAGGACTGGTAAGCCCGTGGGCGCCCATCCATCCGCGCTGGGTGGCGCGCGTGGCAAAGCAGTATTCTGCTCGGCTGTGCGACGCGCGGACGGACTCGACGACTACTTCCGAAGCCCCCTCGGTCGATATCTCGTAGGGGACTGTTTCCTTCACTGGTATGCGGCGGCGGACCTCTGTGGGTTCGCGGTGTGGGGAAGGCCGGGAGAGCAACAAGCCCAGCGCATCGTCCAGGCGCTGGACGTGGAGCTGGAGCCCGCGCTGCCGCACGACTCGCTCGTCGACTTGCGCCGCGTGGAGGGAATCGACGCGGACGCCTTCGGCGTGATGAAGGACTACATGCAAGCCCACGCCGGCCAGTTCGCGCGCACGGTGCGCCGGCAGGTGCTGCTGCGTCCGGACGGGCTCGCGGGCGCCATCGTCGGAGGCTTCTACGAATTGGTGCAGGGCGGCTATCCCCACAAGGTCTTCACCGACGCGGCCGAGGGGCTGAGCTGGCTGGGTCGCGACGCGGACATGATTGGTCCGCTGGTGTCGCGGCTCAACACACTGGTGGCCGAGGCCACCGGTCAATCGCCGCTGCTGCGCGAGCTGCATCAGGTGCTGCGCGGGAAGCTGCCGGGCGCGAGCCTGGCGGACGTGGCCCGGACCATGGGCATGTCGGAGCGCACGCTCCAGCGCCGACTCAAGGAAGCGGACACGTCGTTCCAGACGGAGCTGAACACGGTGCAGGTGCGCACCGCGCAAGGACTCCTGCTGGAGACAGACATGAAGCTCACCGCCGTCGCGGTGGAGGTGGGCTGCGCTTCGCTCCAGCACTTCAGCAGCTTGTTTCGCAAGTGGGTGGGCGAGACGCCCAGCGGCTGGCGCGAGCGACACCGCGGAGGCACACCGACACCCGAGAGCAGCTCGGCCCCGCGCGCGGCGGAAGAGGCACCGCCGCAGGGAGAGCGCCCGCGCACGCCGTGACTCGCGCCACGGGCCTCACGCGTCCGCGCACGGGATGCCCGCGGGCGGAGTGGCCCGAGTCGGCACGGCGTGCGGCAGGTGGAGGATGAAGCACGCGCCACCTTCCGCGCGATTCTCCGCGTCGAGCGCGCCGCCCACGCGGGCCGCGTACTCGCGACACAGCGCGAGCCCCAGGCCCGTGCCCTTGCCCGGGGGCTTGGTGGTGAAGAACGGCTCGAACAAGCGCGCCCGCACGGACTCGGAGAGC
Encoded proteins:
- a CDS encoding fatty acid desaturase, with translation MPRVRSTPPRFDVPQLTAHALWWLWFLAFTGGWARMSGSLRAGLWLVGVAVTFWNYAVLHNHMHVAIARPRAARWLVSRTLGLTCGFPYRGYVIHHLNHHRFSDGPGDWGQRRRGEGAFGYCVRSVLAPWLWPFALMKEVWRSATRHGQRAELLLDFAVVDGTLLGLIIWRPTLGLSFWALLLTGQMCIHWLNLAAHFGTDPTCRDALAVTSTSRLYNHVFFNAGHHQAHHVRPHVPWFALPSFTRELASRGQVRPGLVSPWAPIHPRWVARVAKQYSARLCDARTDSTTTSEAPSVDIS
- a CDS encoding helix-turn-helix transcriptional regulator, yielding MEQRLATIIGNAVRAARQRLELTQADVAERVGIATEVYGRLERGHMLPSVRTLRKLCLVLNASSDVLLGLSATTTVEGSAPQLAEDPPEYRERPEVRRLMRTVRKLDSPRLRLLGQVAHALER
- a CDS encoding helix-turn-helix transcriptional regulator codes for the protein MRRADGLDDYFRSPLGRYLVGDCFLHWYAAADLCGFAVWGRPGEQQAQRIVQALDVELEPALPHDSLVDLRRVEGIDADAFGVMKDYMQAHAGQFARTVRRQVLLRPDGLAGAIVGGFYELVQGGYPHKVFTDAAEGLSWLGRDADMIGPLVSRLNTLVAEATGQSPLLRELHQVLRGKLPGASLADVARTMGMSERTLQRRLKEADTSFQTELNTVQVRTAQGLLLETDMKLTAVAVEVGCASLQHFSSLFRKWVGETPSGWRERHRGGTPTPESSSAPRAAEEAPPQGERPRTP